One region of Parambassis ranga chromosome 21, fParRan2.1, whole genome shotgun sequence genomic DNA includes:
- the adam23b gene encoding disintegrin and metalloproteinase domain-containing protein 23 isoform X3, with product MLESQGVEDKVERDAVAALLKQQATAAPATDNTTHHAVEHVITYPSRLIYYLNEDSESTYHDLNTRVKNQASENQAVHLSQASFQLEAFGSRFILDLALNNDLLSSDYVEIHYEGGKPVLSKGGEHCYYHGQVRGNDNSRVALSTCNGLHGMFDDGVHMYLIEPLQQTHSIDTAARPHKLKRTASFPWNNDSEEQEEEEEEEEQLFSELDELSWLKRRKKRAIPRNVFEEMKYLEVMIVSDHSMFKRHRNKQHTRNFAKSVVNVVDGIFKEQLHTRVVLVAVEIWTDRDHIPISVMPLEMLRDFSKYRQQNIKHHADSVQLLSNVTFHYRRSSTAYFGGMCSVSRGVGVNEYGTTWSMAGSLSQSLAQNLGIQWDPASKRKECGCVNLWAGCIMEDTGVQHPQKFSKCSITDYKEFLLKGGGSCLFNRPTKLFEVAECGNGFVEVGEECDCGTRTDCYKECCKKCSLANGAHCSDGPCCNNTCLFFPRGYSCRYAVNDCDISETCTGDSGQCPPNLHKQDGYQCQLNQGRCYSGECKTRENQCKYIWGPKAGGSEKFCYEKLNTEGTEKGNCGKDGEKWVQCSKHDVFCGYLLCTDVGRTPRIGMMKGDVTPTSFNHQGNVIQCTGAHVLLDDDTDLGYVEDGTPCGPSMMCLDRKCLPIQSLNMSTCPTGPNGQVCSAHGVCNNEATCTCDTTWAGTDCSMPDPPKEPEVTQDEEPKGPSATNLIIGSIAGAILVAAIVLGGTGWGFKNVKKRRYDPNATAI from the exons ATGTTAG AGTCTCAAGGAGTAGAGGACAAGGTTGAGAGGGACGCAGTGGCAGcactgctgaagcaacaggcaACTGCAGCACCTGCTacagacaacacaacacaccatGCAGTAGAGCATGTGATCACCTACCCCTCGCGTTTGATCTACTACCTAAACGAGGACTCGGAGAGCACCTACCATGATCTAAACACACGGGTAAAGAACCAAGCCTCAGAGAACCAG GCAGTGCACCTCTCCCAAGCCAGTTTCCAGTTAGAGGCATTTGGCTCTAGATTTATTCTGGATCTCGCGCTGAACAA TGACTTGCTGTCTTCAGATTATGTCGAGATCCACTATGAAGGGGGGAAACCCGTTCTGTCAAAG GGTGGTGAGCACTGTTACTACCACGGCCAGGTGAGAGGGAACGATAACTCCCGTGTGGCCTTATCTACCTGCAACGGGTTGCA CGGGATGTTTGACGATGGAGTCCATATGTATCTAATTGAGCCTTTACAACAGACCCATTCGATT GATACAGCTGCAAGGCCTCACAAACTCAAAAGAACAGCCTCTTTTCCATGGAACAATGATTCAGAGGAACAGG aagaggaggaggaggaggaggaacagctCTTCTCAGAGCTGGATGAACTCTCCTGGCTGAAGCGCAGGAAAAAGCGAGCA atTCCTCGCAATGTGTTTGAGGAGATGAAGTATTTGGAAGTCATGATTGTCAGTGACCATAGTATG TTTAAACGGCACAGAAACAAGCAGCACACAAGAAACTTTGCCAAGTCAGTGGTCAATGTTGTGGATGGT ATCTTCAAAGAGCAACTTCATACACGTGTGGTGCTTGTTGCTGTGGAGATCTGGACGGACAGGGATCACATCCCCATAAGCGTGATGCCGCTGGAAATGCTGCGAGATTTTTCTAAGTACCGGCAACAGAACATCAAGCACCATGCTGACTCTGTGCAGCTGCTCTC AAATGTGACCTTCCACTACCGCAGAAGCAGCACTGCATACTTTGGAGGCATGTGCTCCGTGAGCCGCGGAGTAGGGGTCAACGAG TACGGCACCACCTGGTCTATGGCGGGGTCTCTGTCCCAAAGTCTGGCACAGAACTTAGGCATCCAGTGGGACCCAGCATCCAAGAGAA AGGAATGTGGATGTGTTAACCTGTGGGCTGGTTGCATAATGGAGGACACAGG AGTCCAACACCCACAGAAATTCTCCAAATGCAGCATCACAGATTACAAGGAGTTCCTTTTAAAAGGTGGAGGCTCTTGTCTGTTTAACAGGCCAACCAAG CTGTTTGAGGTAGCAGAGTGTGGGAATGGATTTGTTGAAGTGGGCGAGGAGTGTGACTGCGGCACAAGAACA GATTGCTACAAGGAATGCTGCAAGAAGTGTTCCCTTGCCAACGGGGCACACTGCAGTGATGGTCCGTGCTGCAACAACACATGTCTG TTCTTTCCACGGGGCTACAGTTGTCGGTATGCTGTGAATGACTGTGACATCTCAGAGACCTGCACTGGGGACTCTGGACAG tgcCCTCCTAACCTTCATAAACAAGATGGTTACCAGTGTCAGCTAAACCAG GGACGCTGCTACAGTGGAGAGTGCAAGACCAGAGAGAACCAGTGCAAATATATCTGGGGGCCAA AGGCTGGAGGCTCAGAGAAGTTCTGCTATGAGAAGCTCAATACAGAGGGCACAGAGAAGGGCAACTGTGGAAAGGATGGAGAGAAATGGGTGCAGTGTAGCAAACA TGACGTGTTCTGCGGCTACCTTCTGTGTACCGATGTTGGGCGTACCCCGCGCATTGGAATGATGAAAGGAGATGTTACCCCCACCTCATTTAATCACCAAGGCAACGTGATACAGTGCAC TGGTGCCCACGTCCTTTTGGACGATGACACTGATTTAGGCTACGTGGAGGATGGGACTCCCTGTGGGCCGTCAATGATGTGCCTTGACCGCAAGTGTCTGCCCATCCAGTCACTCAACATGAGCACCTGCCCCACTGGACCTAATGGACAGGTGTGCTCTGCCCATGGG GTGTGTAACAATGAAGCCACATGTACCTGTGACACCACTTGGGCAGGGACAGACTGTAGCATGCCTGACCCGCCCAAAGAGCCTGAG
- the adam23b gene encoding disintegrin and metalloproteinase domain-containing protein 23 isoform X2 translates to MHLIFLATLLVSVLSPWLHPSLASSESQGVEDKVERDAVAALLKQQATAAPATDNTTHHAVEHVITYPSRLIYYLNEDSESTYHDLNTRVKNQASENQAVHLSQASFQLEAFGSRFILDLALNNDLLSSDYVEIHYEGGKPVLSKGGEHCYYHGQVRGNDNSRVALSTCNGLHGMFDDGVHMYLIEPLQQTHSIDTAARPHKLKRTASFPWNNDSEEQEEEEEEEEQLFSELDELSWLKRRKKRAIPRNVFEEMKYLEVMIVSDHSMFKRHRNKQHTRNFAKSVVNVVDGIFKEQLHTRVVLVAVEIWTDRDHIPISVMPLEMLRDFSKYRQQNIKHHADSVQLLSNVTFHYRRSSTAYFGGMCSVSRGVGVNEYGTTWSMAGSLSQSLAQNLGIQWDPASKRKECGCVNLWAGCIMEDTGVQHPQKFSKCSITDYKEFLLKGGGSCLFNRPTKLFEVAECGNGFVEVGEECDCGTRTDCYKECCKKCSLANGAHCSDGPCCNNTCLFFPRGYSCRYAVNDCDISETCTGDSGQCPPNLHKQDGYQCQLNQGRCYSGECKTRENQCKYIWGPKAGGSEKFCYEKLNTEGTEKGNCGKDGEKWVQCSKHDVFCGYLLCTDVGRTPRIGMMKGDVTPTSFNHQGNVIQCTGAHVLLDDDTDLGYVEDGTPCGPSMMCLDRKCLPIQSLNMSTCPTGPNGQVCSAHGVCNNEATCTCDTTWAGTDCSMPDPPKEPEVTQDEEPKVSVATNRLIGAVAGTILALGVIFGGTGWGIE, encoded by the exons ATGCATTTGATATTTCTGGCCACTTTGCTCGTCAGCGTCCTTTCGCCTTGGCTTCATCCATCACTAGCTTCATCCG AGTCTCAAGGAGTAGAGGACAAGGTTGAGAGGGACGCAGTGGCAGcactgctgaagcaacaggcaACTGCAGCACCTGCTacagacaacacaacacaccatGCAGTAGAGCATGTGATCACCTACCCCTCGCGTTTGATCTACTACCTAAACGAGGACTCGGAGAGCACCTACCATGATCTAAACACACGGGTAAAGAACCAAGCCTCAGAGAACCAG GCAGTGCACCTCTCCCAAGCCAGTTTCCAGTTAGAGGCATTTGGCTCTAGATTTATTCTGGATCTCGCGCTGAACAA TGACTTGCTGTCTTCAGATTATGTCGAGATCCACTATGAAGGGGGGAAACCCGTTCTGTCAAAG GGTGGTGAGCACTGTTACTACCACGGCCAGGTGAGAGGGAACGATAACTCCCGTGTGGCCTTATCTACCTGCAACGGGTTGCA CGGGATGTTTGACGATGGAGTCCATATGTATCTAATTGAGCCTTTACAACAGACCCATTCGATT GATACAGCTGCAAGGCCTCACAAACTCAAAAGAACAGCCTCTTTTCCATGGAACAATGATTCAGAGGAACAGG aagaggaggaggaggaggaggaacagctCTTCTCAGAGCTGGATGAACTCTCCTGGCTGAAGCGCAGGAAAAAGCGAGCA atTCCTCGCAATGTGTTTGAGGAGATGAAGTATTTGGAAGTCATGATTGTCAGTGACCATAGTATG TTTAAACGGCACAGAAACAAGCAGCACACAAGAAACTTTGCCAAGTCAGTGGTCAATGTTGTGGATGGT ATCTTCAAAGAGCAACTTCATACACGTGTGGTGCTTGTTGCTGTGGAGATCTGGACGGACAGGGATCACATCCCCATAAGCGTGATGCCGCTGGAAATGCTGCGAGATTTTTCTAAGTACCGGCAACAGAACATCAAGCACCATGCTGACTCTGTGCAGCTGCTCTC AAATGTGACCTTCCACTACCGCAGAAGCAGCACTGCATACTTTGGAGGCATGTGCTCCGTGAGCCGCGGAGTAGGGGTCAACGAG TACGGCACCACCTGGTCTATGGCGGGGTCTCTGTCCCAAAGTCTGGCACAGAACTTAGGCATCCAGTGGGACCCAGCATCCAAGAGAA AGGAATGTGGATGTGTTAACCTGTGGGCTGGTTGCATAATGGAGGACACAGG AGTCCAACACCCACAGAAATTCTCCAAATGCAGCATCACAGATTACAAGGAGTTCCTTTTAAAAGGTGGAGGCTCTTGTCTGTTTAACAGGCCAACCAAG CTGTTTGAGGTAGCAGAGTGTGGGAATGGATTTGTTGAAGTGGGCGAGGAGTGTGACTGCGGCACAAGAACA GATTGCTACAAGGAATGCTGCAAGAAGTGTTCCCTTGCCAACGGGGCACACTGCAGTGATGGTCCGTGCTGCAACAACACATGTCTG TTCTTTCCACGGGGCTACAGTTGTCGGTATGCTGTGAATGACTGTGACATCTCAGAGACCTGCACTGGGGACTCTGGACAG tgcCCTCCTAACCTTCATAAACAAGATGGTTACCAGTGTCAGCTAAACCAG GGACGCTGCTACAGTGGAGAGTGCAAGACCAGAGAGAACCAGTGCAAATATATCTGGGGGCCAA AGGCTGGAGGCTCAGAGAAGTTCTGCTATGAGAAGCTCAATACAGAGGGCACAGAGAAGGGCAACTGTGGAAAGGATGGAGAGAAATGGGTGCAGTGTAGCAAACA TGACGTGTTCTGCGGCTACCTTCTGTGTACCGATGTTGGGCGTACCCCGCGCATTGGAATGATGAAAGGAGATGTTACCCCCACCTCATTTAATCACCAAGGCAACGTGATACAGTGCAC TGGTGCCCACGTCCTTTTGGACGATGACACTGATTTAGGCTACGTGGAGGATGGGACTCCCTGTGGGCCGTCAATGATGTGCCTTGACCGCAAGTGTCTGCCCATCCAGTCACTCAACATGAGCACCTGCCCCACTGGACCTAATGGACAGGTGTGCTCTGCCCATGGG GTGTGTAACAATGAAGCCACATGTACCTGTGACACCACTTGGGCAGGGACAGACTGTAGCATGCCTGACCCGCCCAAAGAGCCTGAG
- the adam23b gene encoding disintegrin and metalloproteinase domain-containing protein 23 isoform X1, which translates to MHLIFLATLLVSVLSPWLHPSLASSESQGVEDKVERDAVAALLKQQATAAPATDNTTHHAVEHVITYPSRLIYYLNEDSESTYHDLNTRVKNQASENQAVHLSQASFQLEAFGSRFILDLALNNDLLSSDYVEIHYEGGKPVLSKGGEHCYYHGQVRGNDNSRVALSTCNGLHGMFDDGVHMYLIEPLQQTHSIDTAARPHKLKRTASFPWNNDSEEQEEEEEEEEQLFSELDELSWLKRRKKRAIPRNVFEEMKYLEVMIVSDHSMFKRHRNKQHTRNFAKSVVNVVDGIFKEQLHTRVVLVAVEIWTDRDHIPISVMPLEMLRDFSKYRQQNIKHHADSVQLLSNVTFHYRRSSTAYFGGMCSVSRGVGVNEYGTTWSMAGSLSQSLAQNLGIQWDPASKRKECGCVNLWAGCIMEDTGVQHPQKFSKCSITDYKEFLLKGGGSCLFNRPTKLFEVAECGNGFVEVGEECDCGTRTDCYKECCKKCSLANGAHCSDGPCCNNTCLFFPRGYSCRYAVNDCDISETCTGDSGQCPPNLHKQDGYQCQLNQGRCYSGECKTRENQCKYIWGPKAGGSEKFCYEKLNTEGTEKGNCGKDGEKWVQCSKHDVFCGYLLCTDVGRTPRIGMMKGDVTPTSFNHQGNVIQCTGAHVLLDDDTDLGYVEDGTPCGPSMMCLDRKCLPIQSLNMSTCPTGPNGQVCSAHGVCNNEATCTCDTTWAGTDCSMPDPPKEPEVTQDEEPKGPSATNLIIGSIAGAILVAAIVLGGTGWGFKNVKKRRYDPNATAI; encoded by the exons ATGCATTTGATATTTCTGGCCACTTTGCTCGTCAGCGTCCTTTCGCCTTGGCTTCATCCATCACTAGCTTCATCCG AGTCTCAAGGAGTAGAGGACAAGGTTGAGAGGGACGCAGTGGCAGcactgctgaagcaacaggcaACTGCAGCACCTGCTacagacaacacaacacaccatGCAGTAGAGCATGTGATCACCTACCCCTCGCGTTTGATCTACTACCTAAACGAGGACTCGGAGAGCACCTACCATGATCTAAACACACGGGTAAAGAACCAAGCCTCAGAGAACCAG GCAGTGCACCTCTCCCAAGCCAGTTTCCAGTTAGAGGCATTTGGCTCTAGATTTATTCTGGATCTCGCGCTGAACAA TGACTTGCTGTCTTCAGATTATGTCGAGATCCACTATGAAGGGGGGAAACCCGTTCTGTCAAAG GGTGGTGAGCACTGTTACTACCACGGCCAGGTGAGAGGGAACGATAACTCCCGTGTGGCCTTATCTACCTGCAACGGGTTGCA CGGGATGTTTGACGATGGAGTCCATATGTATCTAATTGAGCCTTTACAACAGACCCATTCGATT GATACAGCTGCAAGGCCTCACAAACTCAAAAGAACAGCCTCTTTTCCATGGAACAATGATTCAGAGGAACAGG aagaggaggaggaggaggaggaacagctCTTCTCAGAGCTGGATGAACTCTCCTGGCTGAAGCGCAGGAAAAAGCGAGCA atTCCTCGCAATGTGTTTGAGGAGATGAAGTATTTGGAAGTCATGATTGTCAGTGACCATAGTATG TTTAAACGGCACAGAAACAAGCAGCACACAAGAAACTTTGCCAAGTCAGTGGTCAATGTTGTGGATGGT ATCTTCAAAGAGCAACTTCATACACGTGTGGTGCTTGTTGCTGTGGAGATCTGGACGGACAGGGATCACATCCCCATAAGCGTGATGCCGCTGGAAATGCTGCGAGATTTTTCTAAGTACCGGCAACAGAACATCAAGCACCATGCTGACTCTGTGCAGCTGCTCTC AAATGTGACCTTCCACTACCGCAGAAGCAGCACTGCATACTTTGGAGGCATGTGCTCCGTGAGCCGCGGAGTAGGGGTCAACGAG TACGGCACCACCTGGTCTATGGCGGGGTCTCTGTCCCAAAGTCTGGCACAGAACTTAGGCATCCAGTGGGACCCAGCATCCAAGAGAA AGGAATGTGGATGTGTTAACCTGTGGGCTGGTTGCATAATGGAGGACACAGG AGTCCAACACCCACAGAAATTCTCCAAATGCAGCATCACAGATTACAAGGAGTTCCTTTTAAAAGGTGGAGGCTCTTGTCTGTTTAACAGGCCAACCAAG CTGTTTGAGGTAGCAGAGTGTGGGAATGGATTTGTTGAAGTGGGCGAGGAGTGTGACTGCGGCACAAGAACA GATTGCTACAAGGAATGCTGCAAGAAGTGTTCCCTTGCCAACGGGGCACACTGCAGTGATGGTCCGTGCTGCAACAACACATGTCTG TTCTTTCCACGGGGCTACAGTTGTCGGTATGCTGTGAATGACTGTGACATCTCAGAGACCTGCACTGGGGACTCTGGACAG tgcCCTCCTAACCTTCATAAACAAGATGGTTACCAGTGTCAGCTAAACCAG GGACGCTGCTACAGTGGAGAGTGCAAGACCAGAGAGAACCAGTGCAAATATATCTGGGGGCCAA AGGCTGGAGGCTCAGAGAAGTTCTGCTATGAGAAGCTCAATACAGAGGGCACAGAGAAGGGCAACTGTGGAAAGGATGGAGAGAAATGGGTGCAGTGTAGCAAACA TGACGTGTTCTGCGGCTACCTTCTGTGTACCGATGTTGGGCGTACCCCGCGCATTGGAATGATGAAAGGAGATGTTACCCCCACCTCATTTAATCACCAAGGCAACGTGATACAGTGCAC TGGTGCCCACGTCCTTTTGGACGATGACACTGATTTAGGCTACGTGGAGGATGGGACTCCCTGTGGGCCGTCAATGATGTGCCTTGACCGCAAGTGTCTGCCCATCCAGTCACTCAACATGAGCACCTGCCCCACTGGACCTAATGGACAGGTGTGCTCTGCCCATGGG GTGTGTAACAATGAAGCCACATGTACCTGTGACACCACTTGGGCAGGGACAGACTGTAGCATGCCTGACCCGCCCAAAGAGCCTGAG